The Juglans regia cultivar Chandler chromosome 16, Walnut 2.0, whole genome shotgun sequence nucleotide sequence GttgaaatatttcaataatcTGAACATCCATGACTTTTTTGTATCTCTAGACAATCATGAATATGCATGGATTTTGTATGTCACGTGTACTTGGACTACGActatttctatcaataaaacttgtttaatcaaaataataataatataaataatataaataacaataGCTAGTGCACTACTTAACAATTAcgttttatattaataaaaacaaaatataccaGTATTTGTTGTTAAATTACAAGCTTAAAAAGCCTAGATTTGTGCTCAAAatctgaaaggaaaatgaaggaaaacttCGTTTCATTATAAGTGAATCAGCGGGCTTGTACATCAGCATTGAAGAGTAAATACAATCTAGAAACAGGCAATGACTTGTGGTCATGTATGTGCTGTTTTTAGTGGAGCTACTGGAAGGGCCCTGGTCTTGTGGAAAATGGATTTACATGACAGAAGAACCACAATTGTCTTAGTAGTGCATCTCAAAAGGGATTTCAGCGAACACACAAAAGGCTTTCGGATATAAGCTGGCTGCCCATCCAAGTCAAAGTTGCCAATCTATAGAGGTAACACCCATTTGCTCCAAAAGCTTGTTTGTGCGAGAAAAATGCCTGTCCACATCATGAGAAATTAACttactatataatatgtaaGTTTCTGGTACATGCAACTGATTTATACCCTCCAGATAATTAGAAAACTGTATCACAAGACAAATTATCCTGTTTAAAAGTAAGCTTGATGTAGTTAAATTCAAAATCCAAGTCGTCactaatatgaaattttatatctttaaacttgcataaaatataattataggaaACGAATACCGAAAAGTAAGCTTGGTGTGGCTCATACAGTATCATGCTCACCAAAATATGAAATTCTATCTTGAAACTTGCATTAAACGTATTGtagaaaaacaaatacaaaaagcCCGCTTGGTGTGGCTATTATGGTGTCATGCTCACCAATAGTCTGaactttttcatattattcAACTTGAATAAAGATTAaccatacaaaaaaatatagaaaggaaaagaacataCCAAAAGATTAACTAATATGGGATCAATACACTTTGCATCTTAAACTATCAAGAGTTTTACATTTTGGACCCAAAACGACAAAAACATTACACATTGTACCCTCCAACTACCAAAACCTGACACTATGCACTTTCCATTAAGATCTGATTGTCAAGATCGTGCaatgtcaatttttttcattccttcaaataGTCATAATTGAATTAGGATATAAAGTGTAAATTCTGATAGTTTGAGGGTGCGATGTATCAGATTTAATAGTTTGGAGTGCAGTGCAAAATTCCTTATAGTTTTAGGGTGCAAAGTGTACTTTCTCCAAGAATTATGCCAGCACAGAGTTCTTATCATATTGGAATGTAGAGGAAACAGAAACTAACTGACATGGTCTGTAGGATGCACCGCAACTCATTGATACTTTGAGTGAAGGGAACAAGTAGTAATAGCTACAACCAATAACATTCTCGTAtagcaattaaattaaacttACCTGCATCCAAAAAAGCCTCTGTTTGCTGACAAACCAGAAGGGTGTGCTGCTTTGAGAATGTGATGCTTAGTCTCATCAATCAACCTAGGCAACATCTTTTAATTAGATGCACAGCAAACAAAATcaaacaaccccccccccccctctcccgGGGCAGCCCCTGCAATTCCCAATTTGTTATGTGCAAGGAAATTGAAGCCTAAAAAGACAGAACAGCAAGTTCTTCTGACCTCATTTATCAAGAGAATGAAATCAAAGTTTCTCTTGGGTGATTTAATAATAAGGAAATAATTCACCTTCTTAGTTTGAAAATACCATATTATTCCAGCAGAGTGAGCTCACACAAGTTGCAGATAACGCCAAGCAGTTGGGTTGAGTAGCACTAAAGCGCATGGAATTGAATGCCTCAACAAGGCTGAAAACCAAATCCTACTACTCCTCACTTTGGTCTCCATCCGAAGGATTAATAAGAATTGGCTTGTGCACATAGACCAGTAGATTACACAAGCCAAGGGTTGCAAGAGGTGTCAAGATTTGTCTGCTGATGTACATTTTAGGCAAAATAATTGAAGGGAAGAGCCAAATGAATAATTTACTGAGCATTCGCTTTTGTATGCAAGCCCAGGGCAGGGAGCTTGTGTATGTGTGAAGTGTGAGTAACAATAGAGAGAACAgcagttttgtttttgtatgcCTTTCTCAGAAAATTATATTCCACACAACACTAAGTTCCCCAAATTGTAGTACCTGGATTTCTCTTGAGCAGAGTTCCCCCAAAGGAGAAAAATGACTCCTTGCTTCTTTTGTGAAATTGTAGTAATAACGGCATCAGTAAATTGCTCCCATCCTTTCTTTGCATGAGAATTAGCCTGGTGTTTCCTAACTGAATacaaaaatcaaagtaaaaaataagaaataaataaaaacaaaaaatgaggcAGCAGTATATATGTCATTGGAGATTGGGTCTCCCTACCAGGCGCTTTCTACCTATGGCTTCAGGGTAACCCTGTTCAAGTGGAAGCTCCCTTTCATACTCTTTTAAGCCTATTCGAGTTAGCTATTGTTACCAAGAAGACTGTTAAGTTTAGCTATTACACGTCCACTTCATGTGGATTATGACTTAGTTGAATTGTGAGATACACTtgctatatatgaaattttgtaacGATTAGAGtttacatgaaaattttaagtcGCCAACAACTATGGAAGGGTAAACCTGAATTATCTTTAATATCATCAAAACCGTCAAGGTTCAGAGCATGATACTCAACTGATCTATCCCAACCCCTAAATGAAAATTCCTGGCTTCACCTTTGCTTAAATAGGTCAATATACAAAGTAAAACGActcaaattgaatttttttaagataattgcTTTTCTGAATATAAACTTGTCAAAAGCTCTAGACAGAAAAGGCAACAGAAAGATAGGAATCATTGCCTCAATTGTGCTTCCAGACTGTCATACAATTTAACATCACAACCATGTTAGCGGGGAAAACTAGCAGATCTTTTTGTGAAAACAACTTAATGTCATAACCATGTCCACCTGGGAAAACTAGcagatctttttttcttttgataagtacgAAACCTAGCAGATCTAACAATTAGATGTCAATAAAGCTCATTAGAGGTTCTGATAAAATGTGAAACCTTACCCGTTAGAACGGCATTGAGCAATAGAACACCCTAGaacacaattaaaatatatcagTTAATGAATTTATTGAAAAGATACTTCCATATCCTAAAATCATGCATGTAATTCCAAAATTGCGAAATGTTTTTGCACGGAAATAGTATGCTGTTCCTCATAATGAATGGGCGGAAAGCCGAAAGAAGCTGCATAAATGTATTGCATTTTAAGAAGATGCCAAATGCGCTGAGCAAACAATTTCCTCTGCCCCCTTCCCATAgcaaacaatttaattttatgagaatTAGGTTGCTTTGTTTCAATAAACCTAAAATCCAAGCTCTCTGCTGTTAAGAAGATTGCAGTCAATACCTGCACAGCCCATTTCTGTAGATTCCCATGCGACGGGACCGAACAGCCGAGATCCTGCTGCAGTTCcttaaaaatattgagtaagCTGGAAGGAAGCTTCGTTCCTTCGGGGACAGAGAAGGAAAGGCCCATGGCTTGACCGGGTCCATGATAAGGATCCTGTCCAAGAACAACAGCCTTTACAGTGTCGAAAGGGGTAGAATTGAGAGCATTAAAGATCAAGTGGCGAGGCGGGTATATGGGCACACGGATGCTAGAGCACATCTCGGTTTCCAGAAACCTGCAGAGGTTCAGGAAATAGGGCTTCTGAAGTTCCCCCGGAAGAGCTTCCAACCACGTCTCCTCCACCAACAGTTCCGCCAATTTCACATAATCCCCATCACCGTCACCTTCACCTGCTGCAAATCCACATTAACcccatctcatttttttcttttcggtttGTAgtaaaggggaagaagaagaagatgacgaaggaggagaagaagtaGCGTGTACCTTTGGCCTTGCAGACTTTCTGGGAACAGATTTTGAGGTTGAACCTTGCTTTGGCTAGCAGTCTGTTGAATTCCATGCGGGCTTTTTGGTGGGCATTGGTTAGGGTGGTATCGTCTTCGGGGCTGTGGTGGAGGCGAGACTCGGACTCGGAGTGGCAATGCGCAGTGACTGATTTACAGACTGCTGAATCAGGTGATGAGGATGAAAGTTTGATGCGCTTAGCAGCTGCTGCTGGTTTGAAGAAATCCATTAGGGTTCTGGACGAACCCGAAgccattatttcctttttttttttttctcgattcTGATTTTAACCTTTTCACCAAATTGGGAAAAACAGAGCGAAATATATGCACGCCCATGGAGAACTCATGGCGATGTTCCCTATATCAAAAAGTTTTGGGAGGGAAATGTGGAAATAGCTGAATTTGTTATGGAGGGAAAACTCTGGATAAAAACTTTTACttgtttataaaatgaaaaaattaaattttttcctattcacataatttttatggACCTAAGCTTTAAgtcaaaccacgtaaatctatgtATCATTGTCTCTTTATCTTCTCTACATTTATTTactactcattactatatacgCACTGATGCTGTACAATCGCATTGGATCACCACTGAGGGCTCCACACTATACTGATTGAGGCCT carries:
- the LOC108990716 gene encoding uracil-DNA glycosylase, mitochondrial isoform X1, with the protein product MASGSSRTLMDFFKPAAAAKRIKLSSSSPDSAVCKSVTAHCHSESESRLHHSPEDDTTLTNAHQKARMEFNRLLAKARFNLKICSQKVCKAKAGEGDGDGDYVKLAELLVEETWLEALPGELQKPYFLNLCRFLETEMCSSIRVPIYPPRHLIFNALNSTPFDTVKAVVLGQDPYHGPGQAMGLSFSVPEGTKLPSSLLNIFKELQQDLGCSVPSHGNLQKWAVQGVLLLNAVLTVRKHQANSHAKKGWEQFTDAVITTISQKKQGVIFLLWGNSAQEKSRLIDETKHHILKAAHPSGLSANRGFFGCRHFSRTNKLLEQMGVTSIDWQL
- the LOC108990716 gene encoding uracil-DNA glycosylase, mitochondrial isoform X4 — its product is MASGSSRTLMDFFKPAAAAKRIKLSSSSPDSAVCKSVTAHCHSESESRLHHSPEDDTTLTNAHQKARMEFNRLLAKARFNLKICSQKVCKAKAGEGDGDGDYVKLAELLVEETWLEALPGELQKPYFLNLCRFLETEMCSSIRVPIYPPRHLIFNALNSTPFDTVKAVVLGQDPYHGPGQAMGLSFSVPEGTKLPSSLLNIFKELQQDLGCSVPSHGNLQKWAVQGVLLLNAVLTVRKHQANSHAKKGWEQFTDAVITTISQKKQGVIFLLWGNSAQEKSSRQILTPLATLGLCNLLVYVHKPILINPSDGDQSEE
- the LOC108990716 gene encoding uracil-DNA glycosylase, mitochondrial isoform X2 gives rise to the protein MASGSSRTLMDFFKPAAAAKRIKLSSSSPDSAVCKSVTAHCHSESESRLHHSPEDDTTLTNAHQKARMEFNRLLAKARFNLKICSQKVCKAKGEGDGDGDYVKLAELLVEETWLEALPGELQKPYFLNLCRFLETEMCSSIRVPIYPPRHLIFNALNSTPFDTVKAVVLGQDPYHGPGQAMGLSFSVPEGTKLPSSLLNIFKELQQDLGCSVPSHGNLQKWAVQGVLLLNAVLTVRKHQANSHAKKGWEQFTDAVITTISQKKQGVIFLLWGNSAQEKSRLIDETKHHILKAAHPSGLSANRGFFGCRHFSRTNKLLEQMGVTSIDWQL
- the LOC108990716 gene encoding uracil-DNA glycosylase, mitochondrial isoform X5 produces the protein MASGSSRTLMDFFKPAAAAKRIKLSSSSPDSAVCKSVTAHCHSESESRLHHSPEDDTTLTNAHQKARMEFNRLLAKARFNLKICSQKVCKAKAGEGDGDGDYVKLAELLVEETWLEALPGELQKPYFLNLCRFLETEMCSSIRVPIYPPRHLIFNALNSTPFDTVKAVVLGQDPYHGPGQAMGLSFSVPEGTKLPSSLLNIFKELQQDLGCSVPSHGNLQKWAVQGVLLLNAVLTVRKHQANSHAKKGWEQFTDAVITTISQKKQGVIFLLWGNSAQEKSRQILTPLATLGLCNLLVYVHKPILINPSDGDQSEE
- the LOC108990716 gene encoding uracil-DNA glycosylase, mitochondrial isoform X3, whose amino-acid sequence is MASGSSRTLMDFFKPAAAAKRIKLSSSSPDSAVCKSVTAHCHSESESRLHHSPEDDTTLTNAHQKARMEFNRLLAKARFNLKICSQKVCKAKAGEGDGDGDYVKLAELLVEETWLEALPGELQKPYFLNLCRFLETEMCSSIRVPIYPPRHLIFNALNSTPFDTVKAVVLGQDPYHGPGQAMGLSFSVPEGTKLPSSLLNIFKELQQDLGCSVPSHGNLQKWAVQGVLLLNAVLTVRKHQANSHAKKGWEQFTDAVITTISQKKQGVIFLLWGNSAQEKSSQFLLILRMETKVRSSRIWFSALLRHSIPCALVLLNPTAWRYLQLV